The window TGGCCCCATGATCACCTCCCCTAGGAGGGGGAAAACCTGCCCCACGACCGGAATTAACAGCGTTTGAATGGGAGAGAAGGCTTGCTGCAACCGTTGGCGGATATCCGGCTCGGACAGATGCGGTTCGTAGTAAAGCTGAGTTTGGGATTTCTCTTCTTTGAGCAGGTAGCCCAGTTCGCGGATGGGTCCTAGGGGTGCACCAGGAACTGCCGTGATCTGCACATCTTGCCACTGCACCGATTGCCAGGGATCCAGAGCTTGTACGGAAGCAAAGCCCAAACCCCGCACCACAGGGGCTGCACTTGGGGAGGCCAAAACCGGGATTGTCTTATCCAAGCGTTGCAGAGTCGGAGGGTGACAATGATCCGGCTGGGCTTGGCTAATTAAAATGCCATCAATTTTGGGTAAGGTTTCCGGGGTGAACGGGGGCGGATTGCGGTGCTCGATGCGGATAAACCAGGGTAGCCCCAGGAATACCAAGGGATCCACCAGCCAGGGATCCAGCAGGAGGGTTTGCTGGTGGGTTTGGATGAGCCAACTGTTGAGGTCGATGCGGGTGAGCTTCATTGGCCGGTTATGGAAAGATCATCAACCCAAATGCGCGGGCACAGCCCCCCCGGTGTCAGTTGTGGCTCTGGCTCCACATAAACAATGGACTTCAAGACCTGGAGAAAATCTCCGGCTACCGTGGCCGCCTCAATGCTGATGCGCTCCCCATGGCGTACCCACCAGCCTTGGAAAGGCAAGGAAAAGGATCCTTGCAAGGGTTTAACTCCGGCGTGTAAGGCTTGCAGTTCATCAATCCAGACCACATTCTCAGCAGTAGCCAGGTCATAGGTGCTTTCCGGAGGAGATCCAGCGAACACATGGTAGTAATGGGATCCCACCGTGACCTTAGCGCCGATATTGGCATGTCCGGTGGGCTTAGCTCCCAAACGTTTGGCTGTACCTGCACTGTGGAGAAAGTGGGTCAGCACCCCATTGGTAATCAGAGGGACGCGGCGGGTTGGGGTGCCTTCCCCATCAAAACTAATTGCCCCCACCTTCGTGGGATGCAATGCATCGTCACACACCGACAACAGGGGTGAGGCAATGGTGGTCCCCAAGGACTCAGGGGTGGACAGGCTTTGGTTATCCAAAATGCTCTGGGCATTGAACACATTGGAGAATGCCCCCAACAAACTTAAAAACGCTTCCCCAGAAAAGACGACGGTGTACTTGCCGGACGGGATCCGCTCATAGTCTAGGTGACTGATCAATTTCTCGGCAGCTTCCTTGACACAACCCTGAATATCCAGCTCTTCTAGGCTGCGGCTGACCCGCAGAGCTCCTCCACTGCGGGGTTTGCGCCCCTCCTGTTCCGCTTTGCTGTAGAGAAACATCGAAGTCAGGGTATGGCCTTCCTGCCGGAGGGCTTGTTCGCTATTGAGGTAGAAGCGGTCAATCTGGCGCTGGGCCAAGCCGTTGTAGGGCACCCCTTGAATGGCGGGATGGGATCCCAGCAATTCTTTTTCGGCGGCCACCAATTGCTCCAGCAGGTCGCTGGCCAGAGCCAGGGGTGCTTTATTGTTGGAGGATTGGGCGATGGGTAGAGTCGCTTCCGGGCTAAATTGCGGGGCATGTTCCCGGACACCAAAATGGCTGGCTTCAAAGGCGGTTTGCAAGGCCAGTTCTAAACCCGCTTCATCTACATCGGTTGTGGAGGTTACTCCCACCTGTCCTTGGTCATTCCAGGCCCGCACCGTCACGCTGGAACGGTTGGAGGCTTTCACCTGCCGGGGATCCCCTTGATCCACCTGTACGCTGGTTTCGTCCACCTGCGCCCCATACAGATCAAATTGACGGATCCCCAGCCGTTTTGCACAGCTTTGCGCTTGTTCTGCCAAGAGTTCTACTTGCACAATCTTGACTCCTTGAGAAGATCAATTTCTATTGGGCTATTGGGGGCTCCTACGAGCGGGTCATCCACGCGGTCAGATCCTCTAGGCTCCTAAACTCCAATAGCGCTTCCCCCAAGGCTTCCAGTCGCTCTGCTGGCAGGGTCCGAATTTGTACTTCGAATGCTGGAGGTACATCACCCAACTTCTTCTGCAACATGCGCAAAACCAAGGTTGCTTCTCCCTGTTGAATACCCTGTTGAATACCCTGTTGAATACCCTGCTGAATACCTTCTTTACGCCCTTCTTCCAATCCT of the Thermostichus vulcanus str. 'Rupite' genome contains:
- a CDS encoding DUF4351 domain-containing protein, which codes for MSQVNNPVETLREVVEELDAIPNQRDKRDLAAAIAVLAGLALDRGLIQQMMRSLDMRESVIYQEWRAEALREGLEEGRKEGIQQGIQQGIQQGIQQGEATLVLRMLQKKLGDVPPAFEVQIRTLPAERLEALGEALLEFRSLEDLTAWMTRS
- a CDS encoding MBL fold metallo-hydrolase, whose product is MKLTRIDLNSWLIQTHQQTLLLDPWLVDPLVFLGLPWFIRIEHRNPPPFTPETLPKIDGILISQAQPDHCHPPTLQRLDKTIPVLASPSAAPVVRGLGFASVQALDPWQSVQWQDVQITAVPGAPLGPIRELGYLLKEEKSQTQLYYEPHLSEPDIRQRLQQAFSPIQTLLIPVVGQVFPLLGEVIMGPERALQVVEALQPRQVIPTAMGEVDYSGWFASQIRTRGSLEEFRQRLGSLNAGAGISIQLCCPAPGETVSLSAGVEA
- a CDS encoding TldD/PmbA family protein; protein product: MVQVELLAEQAQSCAKRLGIRQFDLYGAQVDETSVQVDQGDPRQVKASNRSSVTVRAWNDQGQVGVTSTTDVDEAGLELALQTAFEASHFGVREHAPQFSPEATLPIAQSSNNKAPLALASDLLEQLVAAEKELLGSHPAIQGVPYNGLAQRQIDRFYLNSEQALRQEGHTLTSMFLYSKAEQEGRKPRSGGALRVSRSLEELDIQGCVKEAAEKLISHLDYERIPSGKYTVVFSGEAFLSLLGAFSNVFNAQSILDNQSLSTPESLGTTIASPLLSVCDDALHPTKVGAISFDGEGTPTRRVPLITNGVLTHFLHSAGTAKRLGAKPTGHANIGAKVTVGSHYYHVFAGSPPESTYDLATAENVVWIDELQALHAGVKPLQGSFSLPFQGWWVRHGERISIEAATVAGDFLQVLKSIVYVEPEPQLTPGGLCPRIWVDDLSITGQ